TACGATTAGCGTTCGTTGAGCAGACGAACGGACATCAACTCGTTTCTTTAATGGAAAACACATTCGGCAACGGACTGGTCTATTTCGTCTCAACGGCAACCGCGACATGGGATGGCGACCGTTTTGGTGAATACACGTTTTAAGTACATAGAGAGTCCCAGTCGATGACTGGGGCTCTTTCGTGTCGAAACCTAATTGGATTTCGATTCGTAAGGTAGATAAGTGACTCAGTTGAAGGAGGAAACGATGTGTCATCACTTGAACAACCTAAAACATCGACACGGCGGCTTGCGACCGTCTCGTTGATTTTCATGGCGGTCGGATTCGTCGTCTCATTGCCATTTAAAGAAAATGCCTGGGTCTTTTGGCTCCAGAGTGGGTTTGAAGCAGGGCTCGTTGGTGGGATTGCCGACTGGTTCGCCATCACGGCGCTGTTTCGGCACCCACTCGGCTTAAAGATTCCCCACACGAACCTGTTGCCAAAAAATCGGGAACGGGTCATCGAGTCGATCGTTCATATGCTCGAGACGGACTTACTGAATAAAGAAAGTATCGTCGCGAAACTGCAGCATATGACGCTTGCGGACCGTGTCATCAAAATCTTACGCTCGATTCTTGTTTTGCCTGCTTTTCGAGCGACCGTTACCGAACTGATGATTGGTCTGATTCGAAAGTTGCCGAAAGACGCGATTCTTGAATTCGCGGATACACGATTAACGGAAACGATTAAAGCGTATCCGTCAAGACGGCTGGCTGTCCGTGCGATGGAATTGAATGAGGAACGTCGACTTGATGAGTGGTTGATGGATCAGTTACTCGGTTATGGACAACGCCTGCTTGAAGATCCGATCATTCGCGACCAAATCGGACGGCTCGCCTATACAGCGATGATCGACCAAGAAAAGAACACGTTCTTACGAGTGACGGCACGAACCGTGCAAAAAGTCTACTCAGAAGAGAAACTCAGTCTGGTCATTCAAGGCGTCTTGTTGACAGTCATTCAAGATATGCGACAAGTCCATCACCCAAATCGTTTAGCGATTCTTGATCATCTGCGTCGTAATCTGGCACAGTTATCAATCGATGAAGACCGTCTCGCGAAAATCGATGCCTGGAAGGCAAGCGAAGTCGACCGGTTTGACTTTACTCCAGTCATTGAACGTGCTTATGACGCTGGATTACTTGAACTCGAACGCTATTTGACGTCAGATGCCTTTTGGACGGAACGGGCGATGCCAATGCTTTCCCGTGCGTTAGACGACTGGGAACAGCATCCGACATTCAAGGATAGCAGTGATCAGTGGATGAAGGAACAACTCGTTCGCTTCGTCGAGCAAAATCACCAAAAAATCGGTGGACTCGTTCGTGAGAACTTGAACCGCTTCGATACGGAAACATTGATTCATATGATCGAGGATAAGGTCGGCAGTGACTTGCAGTGGATCCGGGTCAACGGGGCATTGTGCGGATTCATCATCGGTTTGATCCTCGGTGCAATCAAGTTGTTCGTCGGATGAGCCGGTGGACGTATGACCTGGCCTTGTCGGAAGCATTTGATTTCAAAGGAATCGTCTCTCGTTTGACAGAAGACCCGTTACAAGTCGAGCGTGCAGGGCGTCTCGTCGTTCCGGTGTTCATCAATGAACAGGCGTACCTTGCAACGATCGAAGCGATGGACGCCTGGACGCTGCGGGTCGACGGGACAGGACCGAAAGAAACGATACTAGCACAATTAAAGCGACGTTTTCGTCTCAGTGAGCCGAATCCCGCGAAACGTCTCAAGGCGACATCGTTACACGCGATCGTTGAACGATTTGGTGACGAACGACTCGTTCTTGACCATTCGCCGTTCACGGCGCTGATCCGTTCGATCATTCATCAACAGATCAACTTATCGTTTGCGCATACGTTGACGGAACGGGTCTTTCGAACATTTGGGACGGTCCAGGACGGAATCATCCTACCACCGATACCACGCCAACTAGCAGTAGCAAATCGAGAAGATTTGCTTGCCTTACAACTATCAGGACGTAAAGTCGATTATCTGCTTGGTGTAGCAAAGGCAGACATTGATTACGAGGCCTTAGCGGCAGCGACCGATGCAGAAATCGCCGAGACACTGATTGCTTTAAAAGGCGTCGGACCATGGACGGTTCAAAATGTCTTAATGTTCGGGTACGGTCGTCCGGATCTATTTCCGGCATCAGATATCGGGATTTTACGCGCTTTCGAACGATTACTTGGGTACCGACCATCAGTGGAAGAAGCAACACGACTAGCCGAAGAATTTGCTCCTGTTCGCAGTCACGCCGCCTATCTGTTATGGCGTTCGATTGAATAAGGAACTATTCTTGTCACTCTATCGCGAGAACGGTATAATGAATGCGACAGAACGAGGAATCGTTCAGAATGCTAAGGGAAGCGACGTGTTCGCTAACGATAGAGGGGACGAATGTGGATGTATACAGATGAACAAATCATCGAAAAAGCTAATGAAATCGCTAAAATGATTTCAGAGACACAGGAAGTAGAACGGTTCAAAGCGGCAGAAGCTAACATCAATGGAAATGAAAAAGTCCAAAAGATGATGAAACAAATCAAGTTCCTTCAAAAAGAGGCAGTCAACTGCCAACATTACGGCAAAACAGAAGCACTCGCACGTGTCGAAGCGAAACTCGATAAATTGTTCGCTGAGCTCGATGAGATGCCTGTCGTCCAACAGTTCCAAGAAACGCAAGAAGAAGTCAACGGACTTCTCCAATACATCACGGTGACGATCTCGAACGGGATTACGGATCAAATCATCGAAGCGACGGACGGAGATGTTCTCGCTGGTAAGACAGGTAGCGGCATGGAAGCAGAAAACAAAAGCGGCGGTTGCGGCTACTAATCACGAAATGAACGAAAAGCCGACGGACATCCGTCGGCTTTTTCTACGAATGAGGTGGAAGAATGGAAGCAGTACACAACACTCCGATGATGAAACAATACTTCTCGATCAAGGCGGATTATCCGGACGCCTTTCTGTTTTATCGGCTCGGAGATTTTTATGAATTATTCTTTGAAGACGCAAAAAAGGTTGCTCATGAGCTGGAATTGACGCTGACAGCGAAAAACGGGAAGAACGCCGAGCATCCGATTCCGATGTGTGGTGTACCGCATCACGCAGCAAACGGCTATATCGAACAGTTGATCGAACGCGGCTATAAAGTAGCACTATGCGATCAAGTGGAAGACCCGAAGTTGACGAAAGGGCTTGTCAAACGTGAGGTCATCCAAGTCATCACACCAGGAACGTTGATGTCTGCTTTGACGGAAAAAGAGAATCGGTACTTAGTCGCGGTCGTCGAACAGGACGGTCGTTTTGGGATTGCCCGCGGAGATGTCTCAACAGGTGAGAGCGCCTTGACAAGCGTTGCGACGCTAGACGGTGTAGTTAAGGAACTGAGTATCATTCTGCCACGAGAGATCATCATCACGACAGAGGAACACGAGACGGCGCTTGCGCACTTAC
This window of the Exiguobacterium acetylicum genome carries:
- a CDS encoding DNA-3-methyladenine glycosylase family protein, which produces MSRWTYDLALSEAFDFKGIVSRLTEDPLQVERAGRLVVPVFINEQAYLATIEAMDAWTLRVDGTGPKETILAQLKRRFRLSEPNPAKRLKATSLHAIVERFGDERLVLDHSPFTALIRSIIHQQINLSFAHTLTERVFRTFGTVQDGIILPPIPRQLAVANREDLLALQLSGRKVDYLLGVAKADIDYEALAAATDAEIAETLIALKGVGPWTVQNVLMFGYGRPDLFPASDIGILRAFERLLGYRPSVEEATRLAEEFAPVRSHAAYLLWRSIE
- a CDS encoding DUF445 domain-containing protein; this translates as MSSLEQPKTSTRRLATVSLIFMAVGFVVSLPFKENAWVFWLQSGFEAGLVGGIADWFAITALFRHPLGLKIPHTNLLPKNRERVIESIVHMLETDLLNKESIVAKLQHMTLADRVIKILRSILVLPAFRATVTELMIGLIRKLPKDAILEFADTRLTETIKAYPSRRLAVRAMELNEERRLDEWLMDQLLGYGQRLLEDPIIRDQIGRLAYTAMIDQEKNTFLRVTARTVQKVYSEEKLSLVIQGVLLTVIQDMRQVHHPNRLAILDHLRRNLAQLSIDEDRLAKIDAWKASEVDRFDFTPVIERAYDAGLLELERYLTSDAFWTERAMPMLSRALDDWEQHPTFKDSSDQWMKEQLVRFVEQNHQKIGGLVRENLNRFDTETLIHMIEDKVGSDLQWIRVNGALCGFIIGLILGAIKLFVG
- a CDS encoding RicAFT regulatory complex protein RicA family protein translates to MWMYTDEQIIEKANEIAKMISETQEVERFKAAEANINGNEKVQKMMKQIKFLQKEAVNCQHYGKTEALARVEAKLDKLFAELDEMPVVQQFQETQEEVNGLLQYITVTISNGITDQIIEATDGDVLAGKTGSGMEAENKSGGCGY